The following coding sequences are from one Odontesthes bonariensis isolate fOdoBon6 chromosome 10, fOdoBon6.hap1, whole genome shotgun sequence window:
- the LOC142389741 gene encoding rhodopsin, with the protein MNGTEGPYFYIPMLNTTGVVRSPYEYPQYYLVNPAAYAVLGAYMFFLILVGFPINFLTLYVTIEHKKLRTSLNYILLNLAVADLFMVFGGFTTTIYTSMHGYFVLGRLGCNVEGFFATLGGEIGLWSLVVLAIERWMVVCKPISNFRFGENHAIMGVAFTWVMASACAVPPLFGWSRYIPEGMQCSCGIDYYTRAEGFNNESFVIYMFTCHFLIPMIVVFFCYGRLVCAVKEAAAAQQESETTQRAEREVTRMVIIMVIAFLVSWCPYASVAWYIFTHQGSEFGPLFMTIPAFFAKSSSIYNPMIYICMNKQFRQCMITTLCCGKNPFEEEEGASSTASKTEASSVSSSSVSPA; encoded by the coding sequence ATGAACGGCACAGAGGGACCCTATTTCTATATTCCTATGCTTAACACTACTGGCGTTGTCCGGAGTCCTTATGAATACCCTCAGTACTACCTTGTCAACCCAGCAGCCTATGCTGTTCTGGGCGCCTACATGTTCTTCCTCATCCTGGTTGGCTTCCCCATCAACTTCCTTACTCTCTACGTCACCATCGAACACAAGAAGCTGCGAACCTCTCTAAACTACATCCTGCTGAATCTTGCGGTGGCCGACCTGTTCATGGTGTTTGGAGGATTCACTACAACGATCTACACCTCCATGCACGGCTACTTCGTCCTTGGACGCCTTGGCTGCAATGTGGAAGGATTCTTTGCTACCCTTGGTGGTGAGATTGGCCTCTGGTCACTGGTTGTTCTGGCTATTGAAAGATGGATGGTCGTCTGCAAGCCCATCAGCAACTTCCGCTTTGGTGAGAACCACGCTATTATGGGTGTCGCTTTCACCTGGGTAATGGCTTCTGCTTGTGCTGTACCCCCTCTTTTTGGCTGGTCTCGTTACATCCCTGAGGGCATGCAGTGCTCATGTGGAATCGACTACTATACTCGTGCAGAGGGTTTCAACAATGAGTCCTTCGTTATCTACATGTTCACCTGCCACTTCCTCATTCCTATGATTGTCGTGTTCTTCTGCTATGGCCGTCTGGTCTGTGCTGTCAAAGAGGCTGCTGCTGCCCAGCAGGAGTCTGAGACCACCCAGAGAGCTGAGAGGGAAGTCACCCGCATGGTCATTATCATGGTCATTGCCTTCCTGGTATCTTGGTGCCCCTATGCCAGTGTGGCCTGGTATATCTTCACACATCAGGGCTCTGAATTCGGACCGCTCTTCATGACTATCCCAGCCTTCTTTGCCAAGAGTTCCTCCATCTACAACCCAATGATCTACATCTGCATGAACAAGCAGTTCCGCCAATGCATGATCACCACCTTGTGCTGCGGGAAGAATCCCTtcgaagaggaggagggagcatCCTCCACTGCCTCCAAGACCGAggcctcctctgtctcctccagCTCTGTGTCTCCTGCATAA